The genomic stretch TTTTCAGACCAGGAATTAGGAGGGAAAACCCGTCAGTAGCACGTGAAAGTGATCATGTGAAAGAATGCAAGTGATGTTGTTTTCAAATGTTAATTTAGacccttcctcttcctcctcttcctcctcctcctcctcctcctcctcccccctccaCAGTGGCGCCTGTGCAGGTGCGCGGGGCGGTAATGTCATCTCGCTGCTTAAAGGTGATAAATGGAAGACAAAGCTCCGGAGCTGGTTTGTTCTCAGGGCAGGTGAATGGACGAGCGAGGAGTGCGAGTTCTCTTGTTTGACGTCTCCATGGAGACCGCCCGAGCGGCGCCAGGCTGACAGGCGTCAAGGCTCCAATGAATGGGTGACGTCACCGCGCTGGCGCCTGCCAGTCTGCGCGGGCTTGTTTGGACAATCCgagaggagggagggagctgggggggagggggaggggggggggttctgtacAGGGCGCGATACTGCATGCACATTTTGGTATCGACTCGATAACGATACTTGCTTGAAAACCTTTCACTCATTGATTATGGTTTTAATCAGAAAACACGGATTTTAGGCGAACTTTATCATGTGAATGTACTTATTTTGTTGACTTTATCATGTAAAATAAGTAAACAGAGACAAAAACAATATCTGAATATCTCATAATATAACActgtgacaaaaacaacaaaacaaatcagtgtgaaaataaacacagaagagAAGCGACTAGACCTGCTATAACGTTGGTATTGAGACCATACTGATACTGAATTTGATGTAGATGTATGTATCCAACCCCCCACAGAAGCATGTGAAGGAATGTGCTAAAAGCCACTAAAACTCTCATCATCACCGGATCGTCTTTAGCTCTCCTAGCTAGCTAAGCTAGCTAAGCTAACTAAGCTAGCTATAGGCTAGTTCGGTGCAGCACATCTGCACTGCCACCAACAATGGGCAAATGTGTGGCGCCTAATTAACACGAAGCATTCATTCCGAGACTCTCCACGGGCAATCCACACCTGCACGGTCCCCAAGCCGTGGACAGCTGGATTCCCACATATTAGCCATAAAAGACACACATTTGTTTCCATTTGTAACGCCATCCCTCAAACAGATTGTAAATCCCGATAACCAGGCGAGCTCCATCATTGGCTGGAATTGTCGAGCGGGTACAGCCCTTTCATTCAAATGCGGCCACGCGATTGGCTGGGCTCCTCGAAAAGGCGGTGGATAGACCACGCCCCCAACCACCGCGCCGCTATATAAACCCGGAAGCCACTCCATGTGGGAGTCGCGAACTGTCAACATTGACTCGCGGAGGAGATCCGAGAACAGAAACCTTTTCCACTTTGGAACGTACGAGCCGAGAACATCTCAACATGAAGGTTGTGGGATCTACATGCGCCTTGAAAAGCAAAGTCGGCGGCGAGGACGTGGTCCGGTGCCTCTCCGAGCAGAGCCTGACCATCTCCAAATGCAAGATCCCGCTGCTGGATGAGCAGATGAGCGCCTTCCTCCAGGACATGAACAGCTGCTACAGCAAACTCAAGGAGCTGGTGCCCACCTTGCCCACCAACAAGAAGGCGAGCAAAGTGGAGATCCTGCAGCACGTCATCGACTACATCTGGGACCTGCAGGTCGAGCTGGACGAGCCGGAGAAGAGCCGTCATCAGGCGGTCGGCAGCGTGCAGCGCACGCCGCTCACGACCCTGAACGCGGAGCTCGCCAGCATCGCAGTGGAGGTGAGCGTCTTCTCATGCTTGGTCTTGGTCGGCTGCTGAAAAACCTCTTCAAAATTCTCAATGTTCTAACGGAAGCctatcttcttcttctcctttcagAACGGGTGCTCGGATGACAGGATCATGTGCCGTTAAGAGCTCGCGGAGCATCCCCAAGAACCCCGCAAGGCTTCCGGGATCTCACCATCCAGGAGGAACCTTGAACTGTGTTGGGACGTTTTACACTTCCCTCCCCCCAAAAGGTCGCATGGACATTCCTCAGTGGAGAAGATGTCCGATTAAGGATGTCTCACGGAGGCTCTCCGTTCATCTGAGGGTCCCGACAGAGGAAGGTGTCCGCACGGAGACGGGTTGGCCCCCGGTGTGGGGGGGACCGACGCCAGTCCTGCACAACCTGCAAGACTCCGTTCCATTCTTGTATCTTGTGTTTAAGACATCGTTCCACATTTCTGTAAAGAAACTTTTCTCAGATTCCTGAGCGACaaactgtattgtatattaCAATGCCACATTATGTGAACATATTGTTTTCTTACAatctacatgtttttttattaaaacaagaCCATTATTTTTCAACTACGAGAGGCTCTGTGTGTTTATCCTTGCGATACACGCTTACGTCCAAGCtttcaaaagtatattttaaataatgtttcatacattttgttcattaaatgGGCTCAATTGTAGGGCAATATATGCCAAGTTAtgtaaataacataacataaccttTGTGTTATAGGTGAGAGGTTGGTATTGATCCGATAATAAGTCAAATGTTACTTTTCACTTTAAATAGTGCCTTTAAATagttcataaaaataaaacacgacTACCAATCGGAATATAATCAATACCATTGATtggtccccccacccccagttaTAGCGGACACCTATAGCTCATTAatcaatttattgtatttttagactgcactaaaaaacaataaaaatgagttGGGGCCCAAATTAGCCCCCgagctacactttggacacgccTGATATACATGATATAATTCCCTACACGTGGTTATGGTTATAAATACCGGCTGTGATGTGTTCATTGTTGATCTTCTTCGTCATGCTATGAGTACACTCCTCCTAAggtaggggtgtccaatgtgtggcccTCTGTACAGTCCAAAAATGTATTCCTTATTAATATCACCTATAACCCAAAGGAAATATCAGGAAGTTTaagcatatattgacctacatgGAATCCTTTTTTGGGGTCTTGAATGCCCAAAATGAGAAATGTATGAGAGTTTACGAGCATTGCTGGAAAGTTTGGACGCTCCAGAGAAGCTGTGAAGTCAGCCAAGGTTACATCTGAGAGCATAAAACCCCCAAGCCGGTGCTCATAGACAGTAAACCTGCTCATTTGGCTCATTAAGGGATCATGTTTCACTTGAAGTCCACCAAAGAGAAGCAAAGTTTGACCTAAATGGTCCAACGACTTAGACCGTTTTAATAGTCGGCCTACTTGTTTTCAATGCGTCAGAAGGGATCCAAAAACGTTCTAATGGTAAAAACCCATCACGGCTTCCTGCACGGGTGACGTGACCAAGTGTCAGCCAGATAGAAAAGGCGTCGGTTAAAAGTGGCGTTTGGATGTGTTCTGGTGTAAATCAGGGGTTAAAACACGGCTCTGGCGAGGGAGGCCATTCGTTGGAAGATTTATTCTGTCTCCCTGGTGCAATGTTTTTCCCATTTCCCTGCGGTGCGATGCGCACAGCTGCAGGCCGGCGTGGCCAGTGtgtgattgtgtttgtgtgatagCTTTGTGCCAAGGGCAGGGGAGGGCGGCGGGGCCTAGACAGAGCGGCGCCTCGGCACACCTGGGGAAGTTCAGGTTAAATAGCTCCACATTCCTCAACACACAGCTGATTGAAACATTAACAAACACTAATCCACGGGCCAGGCCGCAGATGGGCCGGGAACCACGCCAGCACGCGGGGAGGGCGggcgggagggagggagggaggcgcGCTCTTTGGCAGAGATTCCCACACTACACGCTTGTGATAGAGATCTGCTACACACGTCATCATTTGCACACATACAGCTCTGGGAATACAGACAACTTATttcttcaaatgcacttttaaacTTTCGCTTTACACTTTCTAGTATATGTATGGCAATGACAAAATCCTTTATTCGGAAAAAACACCCCttatttaatacaatattaaaaGAAAGTATCATGTAGTTGGTCAACATGATGTCTTTTTTTCAACCTTGGTAACCAGCCATTGACTTTCATGGACATAAAGGCTCCAATATTTGCAGTTAAGTTGTTTCTAGCGCCCTCTAATGCCTATTTTATGCTATAGCAGTAAGGAGGTGAAAGCGAGGCACCGTTGAAAGGCAACattgccccctgctggccaaaGTGCGAGGTGCGTCTTCAATTCAGTTCGCTTCTTCAGCTCTTGGCTTGCACGTGCGGCTGCTCTCATACCGACATTGTGTGTAACATCCGGGGACTGTATTGCAACAGTCCCCGGATGTTACACTCCAAATGGTGAATGCGAAGCAATTCAAACAGCCTagccaatttttttaaaaaatataaatacttcGACGGTATTTCAGTGTGTAGTCAGAAAATACTGTAATGACCTTTTTGTTATGTGTTGCCATTAAAAGAAGAGTTCCGGGGTTAGGGTAGGAAAATAGAGcgctaacaggaagtgacgtattGACTCTTCCGGCTGTGACAGGAGTGCTTCGTGGACTTCAATAAAGAGGGCTGTTCCTCCTACCTGGTCTGTGTGTTACAATACCGCACTTATACTCCATATTTTCCCACCAATAACATGACACGTAGTggttttctttgtttattttgtaaacatAATATACCAGGTGATGTGCCCGCTGATAATCAGAGGACCACAATCAGAGTGTTTAAATAGAAATTTGTATTTACATCAATATCAACATcaactggggaaaaaaatctgtaatataCATCctgtaaaatgacagcttttcaTACCTCAAAGAGAACACAGCTATAGGATCTCTTGCATCTCTTTGCACTTCATTCAAACATTAAAAAGTTATCCCCCCCAAAAAGGTAACAAAATCTGGCCATAAAATGAAGctgtttcttaaaaaaatagatgAGCTATTGATATGTCTTGAGGTGGAGTCTTCTGGTTTGGGTTGAAAAACTTTTCCTGATGGATACGTGCTGACAGATCTATGATATGTACCCATTTACCATCTGAATAAAATAACGCACATCATCAAATGTACACCAGAAACCTTTAGAAACTATACAAAGATGCGTGGAAAAATATCTTTGGATTGCGCATGTTGAAAAGGTAGAATCGGAGTCCAAacgaaaatggctaaaaaaataCACTCCATGGAAACTGAGCAGGAAGGAGAAGACTGCGAGGACCgcaagtgttgttgttgttgtgttcgtGGTGCTGCAAGTCAGACGCACACACAAAGCCCTTCTCGCACGCCACCCAATAAAATATCTTTACGTGACCCACAGTCCAGAAAAACCCTTCCAATAAAACTCAAACCTTCAGTTTGTCAGATCCATGTCACATTTAAAAAGTGCCTCACTAAGACgtgaaataaacacattttcagagaatacaaaaatacagcgtttaaaaaaaaaaaaaaaaaggagacgaCAAAGAAGGGAAGGGAGAGCCCAtcagacctgtaatatttggaaaggtttgggggtggaaaaaaaaacaaaccaaccaaatgAGCTTTGACCTACTGGACACAAAAATACAAGCAAGTCTGACTCTCTGTGCAATAATAGGCCTTTAAAATCATGTTTGATATATTTTGCAGAATATTTACAATTCGTATTCACAGACGATGTTTGAGACATCTAATACTGCAGTACCGTTTGTTTGCCTAAAACAGAGGTTGAGATGCTCAGTTACAGTCGAAACGAACAGACACGTTATTGCTCCAAAATTATGAAGGCATCGATATTTCAGAAAGGCTGTAGAGATGAGGAAATATTGCGTcaatccttttttttcccccccatacAGAAACCTCCAGGTTAAAGTGCAGCCAGAGACAGTTGTACCGTCATCCCGTTCTGCTCAACAGTcatacacacgtgcacacgcacgtgcacacacacacacaaggcttcAATTGGAGATAAAACCTGGCACACAGCTATCCTCGGGGCAAACTTCCTCCTGGATGAGCAGTGAGTTGTCTTATGTTGgtgtcatgtttgatgctggagaatgtgtgtgttttcagggcCATCTTCGGGCCCCTCCTAGCAAGGGCCCCACGTGTCCTCAGCAATATTTCTGCAAAGGGAAACCAGGTGAGGAGATGTGTTGTGCGACATGAGCAGAGTGACACGTTAGAAGCAGCGTCTTACCTGATCCGGACCCATTGGCATGCGACCCATTCCCATGGGGTTCATGCCCATCTGACCCTGCATGGGCCCCGGCATCTGACCCTGCATCTGGCCCGGCATGGGCCCCTGCATCTGGCCCGGCATCTGGCCCATTTGTGCCGAGCCGGCCCCAGCGACTGCACCGGGCCTGCCAATGGAGTTGTTCATCATCATGTTCCCAAACTGGCCCTGGTTGCTCTGCTGTGGGAACTGTTGCTGGGGATACGAGCTGGAAGACAGACAAGAAGAACTGAGCCAAGCACAGAAAGATTCTTCACACCAGGGTGATGACAGTGTGGCctgcagctatttttttttcttttttagcactttgtaaaaatacaattaaacatgaaaagtaacaaaaaacaacaaaaataggaatgggtgcagattctgcaaaatataAAAGTTTTCTGTCCAtctgctttataggagtccacaactctatGTACAGGgtagaaaattagcataataataataataataataataggcccccttttaagagaaaaaatgccataaagttgaaaaattaaagttaaaaaaaatgtaaaaatctacGACTTGTAAGATTTGAAATAGTCGAAATATCTGCTGGAGGACATTGGAGGCTGCATACTTTTTGCGAGGCATTCCCCCCGGGGGCCAGCCCTTCATGTCTCCCGATGGGTACATGGCCCCTCCCTGGGGATTTCCTTGCATTCCTGACATCATGTTGCTCTGAGAAGGACCTCCCATCCGCGCTGCCATCATGTTTCCCGGTGGGCTGCTACCCGGGGCCAGAAATGATGGCTCCCCCTGCTGGCTCATCCCTGCCATGCAACAAAATGTCATCAGTTGAAAGTTGAAAGGGGCCGAGTCGACTAACTCATCAGAACTACACAAACAAGCATGGTGATGAACATCTCCATTCACTGGACTCACCATAGTTACCTCCGTAGTTGAATCCCGGCTGTCCTGGTTTGCTCATGGCCGGACCTCCCATGGCGTTGTCCATCCCTCCCGGGGCAGTCACATTGGGAGGGGGACTGAATCCTGCTGCTGCCGCCTGTGCCTGCGCCTGCTGTTgctgcggctgctgctgctgctgctgcatcagcatcagcatccgCTGCTTCCTCATCTGCATGGTCATCATTTCCCTGCTGCGCTGGGCCATCATCTGAGCATTCAGGAAACCCGGCTAACGCAAACAagcgaaaaacaaaaacactgactCCGGATGGACGAAAATGGACGCAGCGCTTGAAATGTGATGGATGGGCGACGACGTACCTGACCACTCATCCCGGACTGCATTCCGTGCTGCATGCCGGGTTGGATGCCAGCCTGCATGCCGGGTTGGATGCCAGGCTGCATGCCCGGCTGCATGCCAGGCCGCATGCCGGCACGCATGGCAGGGTTTCCTCCAGGGGTGGCGTCCATCTTCATTCCTTGGCGGGTCTGGTTCATAAACTGCCAGACAAGGAAAACAACAGTACTTgagtactgtatgtagtacttTATGTATGTACCACCACATCAACCCCCCACCTGTTGTCCTTGAAGCCTCTGCTGGAGCTGCAGTCTGAGGGGCTTGGTGGCCGTCATCATGCGGGGTCTCATCATGTTGGCACGGGGATTTCCCATGCCCCCCATGCCCGGGAAGCCTCCCGTCTGGCCCATCTGATTCATCATGGGGTTGAATCCTGCTGGAGACTGGCCCGGTACCGCATTGCCACCGTAAGCAGGCTGCATGCCCATCGAGGGCGGTCCGGGTGGCCCGGGGTACCCCTGGCCATACATGGGCTTTTGCTCATTGCCGATGGTTGAGTCCGGTCGTGAGAAAGGCTCTGATGGGGCACACTGAGACGGTCCCTGATCCTGGCCGTCCGGTCCCTGGGTCTACAGTGCAGAGAGCGGATTTGAATGTGAATGCGGAGTGAAGCTGGTTTAAAGACCACAAAGAGCATGCGGGTTTCCAAAAGAAGACCGGACGTGTGCCGGGTAACCAGTTGATCCTTAGCCCCTCCCATACCTGGCCCACTATTTCAGGGATGCCAAGAGCTCGGTCTATTTCCTGCAGCGCAATAATGTCAGCGGTGTTGAGTAGAGAGTCCAGCTGATCCAGAAGCACCCGCTCATCACTCGGTCCCTCGCTGCTCGCAACGAGGAGGTCGTCCAGCGGGTTGCCAAACTGTTCCCTAATCACAAAAGATAACAGAAGGTATGAAGTCATCGGTTTGGCAGGACCTTCCTGCCAATGGCCGTGCACGGAAACACACGCTGTGACGTGCTCCTGATGCATTATCTCTGATTGTTATAACGAAGTCTGGTCAGGACTAAAATGTGAGGCGCCAAACACGATGAACGACACCCGTTCCCCGGCCAGCAGAGCAAAGCCGTGCATTTACCTATTGGCGTTGGTCTGCGGTCGTTCCATCCCGATGGCGGAGTCCGGCCAAGAAGGGGAGTGTGGTGGTGGGCCGTGCCCGCCAAATGGACTCATGCCCATATTGCCATCATTGGTACCTACAGAGGGAATAGTGGGGGGTCCAAACAATCCAAATGATCCACAGGCCATGTTAAAAAGAAATAGTAGCCATTTAAAACTTCTATATTACAATAAACGTTGACTTAAAAGGGGCCGTCTGCACATCATGTGACTGCTAGTGGTTGCTATTTTCACCAAAGGATGTTGCAGACATGTCATTCAGACACatctgttgccatggagatgacTGTTTAGACAATGCTACCATCTACTCCAGTCGCCAAAAGTAgtgtacacacacacggtgCCGTATATTGGAGCACCTTCCACATCCAAGTAAGGACAGAAGGCATACCCATATCCATGAGTTGTTGCTGCAGGATGGACCTGGTGTTTCCCGGCACACTGTTGGAGCGGTTGATCATGGGTCCGCCCATTGGGCCGGAGCGACCGGGGTGACCTGGTCCAGTCATGGGGTGGGCGTTGGATCTCACCATCCCCCAATCTCCCGGCCCCGCCATTGGAGGGCGCTGTGGCATTCCCATCCCTCTACCCATGCCTCCTGTTCAACACAAGGGGGTCATGGACAGCAAAGCTTAGCGGCCTGACAGAtactggttctggttctggttggtGGACTAGATTCTAATTGGTTTTAAGAATTTGATTTTTTACTTGGATTGCCTCGTGGCGGGCACACTCCCGGGCCTCCTGGAAAGCCATTGGGAACACCCCCAGGTCGGATCGGAGCGTCCATGTTCTCTTGTTTTATGAGTGTGGGACAGGGGACATTCCTTCTTCCGGCCAAGCCCCCTCCAACTCCCACTTCCCCACCCATCGACTTGGCATCCATGGACAAGGCTCTTTTGTAGGGCCCCTGCTGACCTGGGGCCATGGCACACTTTTCTCCATCTTaagacacaaaaacagcagaagggTTAGCGTC from Doryrhamphus excisus isolate RoL2022-K1 chromosome 1, RoL_Dexc_1.0, whole genome shotgun sequence encodes the following:
- the id1 gene encoding DNA-binding protein inhibitor ID-1, which codes for MKVVGSTCALKSKVGGEDVVRCLSEQSLTISKCKIPLLDEQMSAFLQDMNSCYSKLKELVPTLPTNKKASKVEILQHVIDYIWDLQVELDEPEKSRHQAVGSVQRTPLTTLNAELASIAVENGCSDDRIMCR